From a single Peromyscus maniculatus bairdii isolate BWxNUB_F1_BW_parent chromosome 4, HU_Pman_BW_mat_3.1, whole genome shotgun sequence genomic region:
- the LOC107400681 gene encoding olfactory receptor 4K3-like — MEEANQSVVSDFIFLGLCTSRGLQIFFLLSFSTLYLMTLIGNLFVVILIITDHHLHSPMYFLLANLSFIDFCLSSVTTPKLITDLLIDTKTISFGGCMSQILCVHLFAGGEMILLASMAYDRYVAICRPLHYTSIMDRQKCIWLVLISWIIGLVHSISQLILILELPFCGPRVIDSFFCDIPLVMKLACTDTDTLGILVNAESGVLATTCFILLLISYTYILLTVLLQSKDGSSKALSTCTSHIIVVVLFFGPVIFIYLWPVYITWVNKFLAVFYTVITPLLNPAIYTLRNKDIKNAIKKLRNHR; from the coding sequence ATGGAAGAAGCAAACCAGTCTGTGGTGTCTGACTTTATTTTTCTGGGACTTTGTACCTCAAGAGGACTACAGATCTTCTTCCTACTATCATTTTCTACCCTCTACCTGATGACTCTGATAGGCAATCTCTTTGTCGTGATATTAATCATCACTGATCATCATCTCCATTCTCCCATGTACTTTCTGTTAGCTAACCTCTCATTTATTGACTTCTGCCTTTCCTCAGTTACTACCCCCAAACTGATCACAGACCTCCTAATAGATACTAAAACAATTTCTTTTGGGGGGTGCATGAGCCAGATCCTCTGTGTGCATTTATTTGCAGGGGGTGAGATGATACTTCTTGCATCGATGGCCTATGACCGATATGTGGCCATCTGCAGGCCACTCCACTACACCAGCATCATGGACAGACAGAAGTGCATCTGGCTTGTTTTGATATCATGGATCATTGGATTGGTGCATTCCATTAGTCAGCTGATCCTGATTTTGGAACTACCTTTCTGTGGACCTAGAGTAATAGACAGCTTTTTCTGTGATATTCCTTTGGTGATGAAATTAGCCTGCACAGATACTGATACTCTGGGAATCTTGGTAAATGCTGAGAGTGGTGTTTTAGCAACAACTTGTTTCATTCTCTTGCTGATATCTTACACCTACATTCTATTAACTGTTCTGCTCCAGTCTAAAGACGGCTCATCAAAGGCACTCTCTACCTGTACATCCCACATCATAGTGGTTGTGCTATTCTTTGGGCCTGTCATTTTCATCTATCTGTGGCCAGTCTACATCACTTGGGTCAACAAGTTTCTTGCTGTGTTTTATACCGTCATCACACCTCTCCTGAATCCAGCCATCTATACACTGAGAAATAAGGATATTAAAAATGCCATAAAAAAGCTGAGAAATCACAGGTAA